AATTGGGAGTTACTGGCTCAACAGGTAAAAGAATTCACTCCAAGCTTTGCAGCAATTAGCAATGAAGACCATCTCGACGATTTAAAAGCAACGGTTTCCGGAGTTGAGATTATTTCCGGATCAGAAAACTTGCCATCCATAGCTACCTTGGATGAAGCCGATATTATCTTGAACAGTTTGGTTGGTTTTGCCGGTTTTGAATCTACTCTTGAAGCCATTCGGTCAGGAAAAAAGGTAGCACTTGCCAATAAAGAGTCACTGGTAGTAGGTGGGGCGCTGATTAATCAAGAGCTTCAAAAAACAGATGCCAAACTTATTCCGGTCGATTCTGAACACAGTGCTATGTTGCAGTGCCTTGTTGGGGAGTCTATGGATGATATTGAGAAGATCATAATCACTGCCAGCGGTGGACCTTTTCGTGAGTTTAGCAAAAAACAGATGGAAGAGGTGACGGTTGAACAGGCCTTGAATCACCCTAACTGGAACATGGGTGCAAAGATTACGATCGATTCATCTACCATGATGAATAAAGGACTTGAAATTATTGAAGCGCATTGGCTTTTTGATATTCCTGTTGAGAAGATAGAGCCTGTTGTTCATCCTCAAAGTATTATTCATTCTATGGTAACTTTTATAGATGGTTCAAGTAAAGCCCAGCTTGGTTTGCCGGACATGAAAGTACCCATTATTTATGCACTAAGTTATCCGGAAAGATTGGACCTGGAAACCCCAAGAATGAACTGGCAGGAAGCACAGAATCTTACTTTTGAACCCGTTGATTTTGAACGGTTTCCCTGTGTGAAGTTAGCAATGGATAGTCTTAAAGAAAGTGATTATGCTCCGGCCGTTTTAAATGCGGCTAATGAAGTAGCTGTAGACCGCTTTTTGAACAAAGAAATTGGTTATATTTCAATTTCTAAAATTGTAGAAAAAAGTTTGGCTAAAATAGAATCAAGCGATAGTTTGAACGTAGAGACGCTAAAAGAAATAGACAAAGAGACGCGCATTTACGCGGCTTCAATTAAATAATTATATGGACTGGTTTTTAAACTTATTAAACACAATTCTGATTTTTGGCGGGGCTTTGATGATCCTCGTTTTTATACATGAGTTGGGGCATTACCTTGCTGCAAAGTTTTTTGGTATGCGAGTAGAACGTTTTTCAATTGGTTTCCCTCCACGAATTTGGGGTTTCCAAAAAGGAGATACTGACTATTGTATCGGTGCCACTCCTTTGGGAGGTTATGTGAAGATTACCGGTATGATTGACGAAAGCATGGATACCGAGCATTTGGATAAAGAACCCGAAGAATGGGAGTACCGAAGCAAACCGGTTTGGCAAAGGATTGTAACTATAACTGCCGGTGTAATATTTAATATGATTCTGGCTTTCTTTATCTATTTTGGACTTACTTTCTCGCAAGGTAAAGCCGTTCTTCCTATAGAGGAAACTGACGGTATTTATGTGCCGGAAACATCCATTTTATATGAAATCGGCTTCCAAACCGGCGATAAGATTGTTGGGGTTAACAACCAGCGGGTTCAGTATTTCAACGAACTAGTTTCTGCATCCGAGCTTACTTCAAGTGATTTAAATTATACTGTACTTAGAAATGGAGGAGAGGTTAATGTATCAGTTTCTCCAAATTACTTAGATAGCATTCAAACCCGCGGTTTTTTAGATCCTTCTTATATACTTCCAAGTTCGGTTTCATCAGTCCCTGCCGGCCGCCCTGCAGCTGATGCAGGTTTAAAAGCAGGAGATCGAATTGTTTCAGCTGATGGTGAACCGGTAAAATATTGGATTCAGCTGGTGGAAATCATTCAAAATGCAGATACAGCAGTTACATTCGGAGTACAAAGGGAAGATTCTCTTTTCTATGCTTCCATCACTCCAGATCAGGAAACCAAAACCATTGGAATTGCTTCACCAAATCCCCAAACTTTAGGATTTGAGCGTATTGATTACGGATTTTTGGAATCTTTAGAGGAAGGATATAATCAAACAGTAGAGCAAACGGTTGGTATTATCCAAGGATTTACGCGAATGATTACAGGTGATATTTCAGTATCTCAAAACTTAGGTGGGCCTATTGCAATTGCCAGTATTACCCGCGAGGCTACAGATCAGGCCGGGTGGATCGGCTTTTGGAATATCACGGCTTTACTTAGTATCACCCTCGCTATTTTGAACATTCTTCCAATTCCGGCATTAGATGGTGGGCATCTCGTATTCTTAATTTATGAAGGAGTCACCAGACGTGAACCCTCAGAAAAAGTACGTATGGTTGCTCAGCAAATAGGGTTCTTCATTATGGTTGGACTTTTCATTTTTGTTATGTTTAATGACGCATTCAGATATTTCGGACTCTAATATGCTCGCACGCGACGGTTATTCCACAATTGCTTTTATTCTCATCATTTCTGCATTGGTTTGTGGTTTCGCGTTTTATTTTCTCGATCATTGGTTCGCATATTTAATTTATGCTGTAATGGCTTCACTGTCTGGATTGATTATTTACTTTTTCAGAGATCCCGACAGAACAATTCCAGAAGGAGAGAATCTGGTAATTTCACCTGCCGATGGAAAAGTTGTTTTTGTGAAAGAGATAGAGGAGGGTGTTTATTTGAAAGGCAAAGCAACTCAGATTAGTATTTTTCTGTCGCCTTTGAATGTACATGTGAACCGAAATCCAGTTTCTGGCTCACTGGAGTACTTGAAATATCATCCCGGTGAATATTTAATGGCATGGACTGAACATGCCTCCGAGCTTAACGAACGTGCAGATTTTGGAGTACTTCACCCCTCAAATACAAAGATATTTTTCCGACAAATAACCGGATTTTTAGCACGTCGCATTGTATATAATATCAATGAAGGCGATACACTTAAAGCTGGAGAACGTTTTGGGATTATGAAATTCGGCTCACGAATGGATGTTGTTGTTCCAGAGAATGTAGAAGTGAAAGTACAACCCGGAGATACCACTGTAGCCGGCGAATCTGTGATTGGAGTAATCAACTGATGAAATATCCCATTCAAAAAAAATATCACTCTTTTAAGGAGCGCCAGAAAAGGCGTAAAGAAAGTAAACCACCGGTAAACAGGAAAATTGCTGTTCCAAGTTTCTTTACCCTTATGAACTTGTTCAGTGGCTTTTTGGCAATCATTTCCATCTCTGACGGAGAATTTGTAAGAGCTGCTTGGCTTATCGCTCTAGCTGGATTATTTGATGTTTTTGATGGGTTGATGGCCCGTTTAGCAGATGCTACCAGCGATTTCGGTATTGAACTCGATTCCATCAGTGATATGGTTTCCTTTGGGGTAGCACCTGGCTTTTTGATGTACACCTGGTCTCTTCATGAGCTGGGTTTTGTTGGTATTATCGTGAGCGCTTTACCGCCTCTTTGTGGAGCAGTTAGATTGGCGCGATTTAATGTAAACGCACGACTTCAACCTACTAAAGACTTTTTTATTGGGCTCCCAATTCCGGCTCAGGCTATTATTTTAGGGGCTTTCTTCCTGACTTTTAGAGATTCACTCGAGATCTTTTCATTCCTTGAAAACGGGGTGAACTCAGCGCTCATTCCCATTATTGTAGTTATTTCATTTCTGATGGTCAGTACACTTCCATTTGACAAAATCCCCCGATTTGATCGCAAAACAATCCGCCAAAATCGAGGTAAGTTTATTCTTTTCTTTGTCTATCTGATACTTATCCTGGCATTTCAAGAGTATGGGCTAATGGCCGTATTTACCATTTTTATGCTGAAGGGAATAGTAATTGGAGCAATACAGTTTTTCACGGATGATTACGGTCCTGAAGGGGTAGATAAATTTCAGGACTACAGCTGATTTAAAAGTACTTCACGAATCTTTTCAGCTGCTTTTCCATCTCCAAAAATAGATGATTTATCTTGACTAGAATTTGAAACAAGCTGATCATTGACTTCAGAAACTATTCTCTCAAATTCTGTACCAACCAATGTTCCCAAACCGGAATCAATAAGTTCTTGCCTTTCCGTTTCATTTCTTAGCACAAGTACATGTTTTCCCAGAGCAGAAGCTTCTTCCTGTATTCCTCCTGAATCGCTTAAAATAACATCGGCTCTATCGAGTACATGCAGAAAAGAAAGATAGTCAAAAGGGGAAGTTTGTAAGAGCCTCTCATTTTGAACTCCGGATTCCAAAAGAGCTTTCTCTATATTTGGATTGGGATGAGCCGGGAAGATTACCTTTAAATTTTGGTGGCTTTCTAAAAGGTGATTTACCGCTTTAAAAATATCCAATAAGGGCTTACCGTGATTTTCCCGTCGGTGAGCTGTTAGAACCAATAGCTTGTCCTGAGAGTGGATCTTTGAGAGAATATCAGGTTGTGCAGTATCATATTCTTTGGAACTCTGAATGAACTCCATGGCATCAATTACCGTATTTCCTGTGACAGTAATCTGTTCAGAAGAAATTCCCTCATCCAATAAATTCTTTTGGTTAAGCTGAGTTGGAGCGAAATGGTGATGTGCAAGATGTGAAATCTGCTTGCGGTTCATCTCTTCAGGAAAAGGATTGTATGGATTGTGGCTTCGCAAACCTGCTTCGACATGGAGAACAGGTATCCGCTTATAAAAAGCTGCTAAGGCGGTTAAGTAAGAAGTCGTCGTATCGCCCTGAACAATAACATAATCAGGCTCTGCCTCCTGCAGCGTATCTTTTAGTTTAGGAAGAAGTCTCTGGGTCAGCTCAAATAAATCCTGCCCCGGCTGCATGATATTCAGGTTTATATCCGGTTCAATCCGAAACAAGGAAAGCATGGGATTAACCAATTCTTTATGCTGTCCGGAATGCAAGACTGTTAATTCAAAATTTCCCTTCAGTTCCTTTATTACAGGTGCCAGCTTGATGACTTCAGGTCGAGTGCCAAATGCGATTAAAACTTTCTTCATGCCAATACCTTTTTATACTGATCTGAAGTTTGCTCAGCTACTTTAGTCCATGTAAAATTAGAAAGAATATGATCTTTTAAATTCTCTGAGGATTTCTTCTTTAGAGCTTTCTGTATTCCATTCAAAATAGAGTCAGTTGAATCGGGATTAATAAACTCAGCAAAGCCCTCAAAATAATCTTTAGTTCCGCCTTTTTGGGTGATAACAATCTGTGATCCCGCTAAAGCTGCTTCCATGGCTGCAATTCCCGGAGTCTCGAATTGGGAGGGGAGTACAAAAACTTTACTTGCTGCATAAGCCGAGGCTAATAATTCTGAGTTATGATCCAAAGTCTCAATCAATGTAACATTGCCGGCTTTTTGGGCTAGATCTAAACATCTCCTGCTATATTCATCTTTATAGAATGAGCCAATAATCACTATCTGAGCGTCAACCTTAGAGGCAGCTTCCAAAAGTTTGATTACATTTTTCCGTTTTGCTCCCGCTTGACCCACAAAAAGTACAAAGTCTTTCAAGCCATATTTTTCTACAAACAGATCAGGTTTTGATTCCGTGAAAAAGGTTTCGACTCCGTTGGGAACTACGTTGAGTTTACTAGAAGGTATTGAAAAGCCCTCTTGTATAAGCTGAGCCTCTTCAGAAGTGTTTGGCAGTATTATGTTCGCTTTATCACATAGCTCGGCTTTAATGCTAAAATCAGACCGCACAGCACCAGATATGGTATCGCTAAGCTGCTCAAGTTTTAGAAATCGTTTTATCACTGCTGCATTTCGATTAGAAAAGAAAACGGGAGAAAGTACGATTGGAATGTTTTGAGCATGTAACTGATCAACAATACCTACATTTTCTATGGAAGCCCCAAAAACATGAACCAAATCGATAGATTTTGATTCTAGTTCATCCCAGGGAGAAAGAAGAACGGGTTCTACATCATATTTCTGAATATGGTGAATAGTTTGTAGGGCTTGCGTTCGGAGTCCTCCGTTTACGGCTGCAATACTCATTGGCGCTATATAACCCACTTTCATAGCTTAATCCTGTTTTTCCAATCTAAAAGTGATGTCTTCAAAAGTCTGAGATCTTTATTTCTCAGCTTATGAACCTGTTCAGATTCAAGAAGATAGGAGTTCGAATACTTAAATTTTGGTGTTTTTGGAAGGTCAATGTTACTCCCAGTGTCATCAGTCAAATCAAAGCCATCCATAGAGGTTGAAACCTGAAGTAACACATTCTGTTGTGAGTCACTTTGGATTTCAAGCATACCGTCATTTGACCAAGCCTCAAATTTAAACTCTTTCCTTCGTTTCCAGAAACCGGCGTATTCAGAGAAGGTTAAGTTCTCAAAAGGGAGGGAACTGACTTTTTTCAGAATAGCATCAATAACATCCAAACCCGGCTGCAAGGGGTGGTGATAAAAAAATACTGGTTCGAATCTACCTAGCTTTTGATTGAGGACTTGTTCGAAATAGACTTCCATATCTGAATAGGAATATCTTCTGCGATTCAAACTTCCTGTACAAATAGGATGAATTGGAATCTGAAGGGGTAGATTCTCATTGGCAGGTTCAACAGGATAGCCATCATACGCCAAAGTAAATTCAGAACTGTAGACGAAAGATTTTTCACTTAATGATTTTTCTAAAGCCTCATTCCAAATTCCATAAGGGGCACAAAATCCATCAATGTTAATTCCTGCTTCTTCTAGCTTTTCTTCCCCGATTTCAATATTCCTTACTGTTTTATGATATGAGGAGGAAGTGCCGTGTTCATAACCGTGGAGGGCAATTTCCTGCTTTTCCATTTCCTTAAAGTGATTAAGCCATTCTTCATGCGCTTCAACGTGAAGAAACCAGGTTCCGGCTATATCGTGTCTCTTCAATACATCGTATAAGTCATGAATGGATTTTTGATCTCCAAAATCACTGTCAACTCGAAAGCCAAATACCGGTTTCTCTGTGGGTGAAGTCCATTTAGATATAAAGGGGAGTCCCTGATGGTAATGAAGCTCTTTTAACGTGGCAGCAAAAAGTTCAAGCAATTCATGTTTGGAAACTTTACT
The window above is part of the Balneola sp. genome. Proteins encoded here:
- the rseP gene encoding RIP metalloprotease RseP, whose translation is MDWFLNLLNTILIFGGALMILVFIHELGHYLAAKFFGMRVERFSIGFPPRIWGFQKGDTDYCIGATPLGGYVKITGMIDESMDTEHLDKEPEEWEYRSKPVWQRIVTITAGVIFNMILAFFIYFGLTFSQGKAVLPIEETDGIYVPETSILYEIGFQTGDKIVGVNNQRVQYFNELVSASELTSSDLNYTVLRNGGEVNVSVSPNYLDSIQTRGFLDPSYILPSSVSSVPAGRPAADAGLKAGDRIVSADGEPVKYWIQLVEIIQNADTAVTFGVQREDSLFYASITPDQETKTIGIASPNPQTLGFERIDYGFLESLEEGYNQTVEQTVGIIQGFTRMITGDISVSQNLGGPIAIASITREATDQAGWIGFWNITALLSITLAILNILPIPALDGGHLVFLIYEGVTRREPSEKVRMVAQQIGFFIMVGLFIFVMFNDAFRYFGL
- the pssA gene encoding CDP-diacylglycerol--serine O-phosphatidyltransferase; translated protein: MKYPIQKKYHSFKERQKRRKESKPPVNRKIAVPSFFTLMNLFSGFLAIISISDGEFVRAAWLIALAGLFDVFDGLMARLADATSDFGIELDSISDMVSFGVAPGFLMYTWSLHELGFVGIIVSALPPLCGAVRLARFNVNARLQPTKDFFIGLPIPAQAIILGAFFLTFRDSLEIFSFLENGVNSALIPIIVVISFLMVSTLPFDKIPRFDRKTIRQNRGKFILFFVYLILILAFQEYGLMAVFTIFMLKGIVIGAIQFFTDDYGPEGVDKFQDYS
- a CDS encoding UDP-N-acetylglucosamine 2-epimerase (non-hydrolyzing), producing the protein MKKVLIAFGTRPEVIKLAPVIKELKGNFELTVLHSGQHKELVNPMLSLFRIEPDINLNIMQPGQDLFELTQRLLPKLKDTLQEAEPDYVIVQGDTTTSYLTALAAFYKRIPVLHVEAGLRSHNPYNPFPEEMNRKQISHLAHHHFAPTQLNQKNLLDEGISSEQITVTGNTVIDAMEFIQSSKEYDTAQPDILSKIHSQDKLLVLTAHRRENHGKPLLDIFKAVNHLLESHQNLKVIFPAHPNPNIEKALLESGVQNERLLQTSPFDYLSFLHVLDRADVILSDSGGIQEEASALGKHVLVLRNETERQELIDSGLGTLVGTEFERIVSEVNDQLVSNSSQDKSSIFGDGKAAEKIREVLLNQL
- a CDS encoding 1-deoxy-D-xylulose-5-phosphate reductoisomerase translates to MNKQKLAILGSTGSIGTQALDIVRQHPDKFEVIALTAHSNWELLAQQVKEFTPSFAAISNEDHLDDLKATVSGVEIISGSENLPSIATLDEADIILNSLVGFAGFESTLEAIRSGKKVALANKESLVVGGALINQELQKTDAKLIPVDSEHSAMLQCLVGESMDDIEKIIITASGGPFREFSKKQMEEVTVEQALNHPNWNMGAKITIDSSTMMNKGLEIIEAHWLFDIPVEKIEPVVHPQSIIHSMVTFIDGSSKAQLGLPDMKVPIIYALSYPERLDLETPRMNWQEAQNLTFEPVDFERFPCVKLAMDSLKESDYAPAVLNAANEVAVDRFLNKEIGYISISKIVEKSLAKIESSDSLNVETLKEIDKETRIYAASIK
- a CDS encoding phosphatidylserine decarboxylase family protein; amino-acid sequence: MLARDGYSTIAFILIISALVCGFAFYFLDHWFAYLIYAVMASLSGLIIYFFRDPDRTIPEGENLVISPADGKVVFVKEIEEGVYLKGKATQISIFLSPLNVHVNRNPVSGSLEYLKYHPGEYLMAWTEHASELNERADFGVLHPSNTKIFFRQITGFLARRIVYNINEGDTLKAGERFGIMKFGSRMDVVVPENVEVKVQPGDTTVAGESVIGVIN